A region of bacterium DNA encodes the following proteins:
- a CDS encoding hydantoinase/oxoprolinase family protein: MIAPSGYRVGLDIGGTFTDFVLLNDATGEIRLHKVLTTTADPAEGALAGLAELCRREAIGVGDIGTLVHGTTLVTNAIIERAGVPTALLTTRGFRDILEMGKEQRYDIYDLFLQFPPPLVPRRWRVEIDERVSRDGDVLIPLDPAQVRTAVRRLEAQGVQALAVSLLHAYKNPAHEQAVLASVREECPGLSVSLSSDVVPEIREWERTCTTVCNAYVQPLVDRYLRRLEAALVARGFAGRFYLMQSSGGTATPETARRFPIRLLESGPAGGALATAFFGERLGRRDLVAFDMGGTTAKVCLVRDGRPEIASTIEAARVHRFKRGSGLPVKAPVVDMMEIGAGGGSVARIDRLGLLKVGPHSAGASPGPACYGLGGTEPTVTDACLVLGYFDPAYFLGGTMPLHRRAAEVALERVGAPVGLERVGAAWGVHQIVCENMAAAARVYMIERGQDPRRYAMLAFGGAGPAHASRVARILRVGEIIVPPASGATSALGFLVTPISFDFVHSLPGELEVLDWGAVGALYAAMEARGRAMLSEGGVDPAQIASERRAEMRLAGQFHDIELPVPDGRLTAQVVPGLAARFGSEYRRLYGTFLTGRPIQVLNWRLLVTGPRPRVQLGTAPVDRAARAVHALRGRRPAYFPETEGFVEVPVYDRYRLRPGASLAGPAIVEERESTTIVGPGDALEVDTHHNLIITVALT, translated from the coding sequence ATGATCGCCCCCAGCGGATATCGCGTCGGTCTCGATATCGGCGGCACCTTCACGGATTTCGTCCTCCTGAACGACGCCACCGGGGAGATCCGTCTGCACAAAGTCCTCACGACGACGGCGGACCCGGCGGAGGGGGCGCTCGCGGGGCTCGCCGAATTGTGCCGGCGCGAGGCCATTGGGGTGGGGGACATCGGCACGCTGGTCCACGGCACGACCCTCGTCACCAATGCGATCATCGAGCGGGCTGGGGTGCCCACCGCGCTCCTCACCACCCGAGGGTTCCGGGATATCCTCGAGATGGGGAAGGAGCAGCGATACGATATCTACGACTTATTTCTGCAGTTTCCCCCGCCGCTCGTTCCGCGGCGCTGGCGGGTGGAGATCGACGAGCGGGTGAGCCGGGACGGGGACGTCTTGATCCCGCTCGATCCGGCCCAGGTCCGCACCGCGGTCCGCCGCCTCGAGGCGCAGGGGGTGCAGGCGCTCGCCGTTTCGCTGCTGCACGCCTACAAGAACCCCGCGCACGAGCAGGCCGTGCTGGCGTCGGTGCGCGAGGAGTGCCCGGGTCTGAGCGTCTCGCTCTCGAGCGACGTGGTGCCGGAGATTCGCGAGTGGGAGCGGACCTGCACGACCGTCTGCAACGCCTACGTCCAGCCGCTCGTCGACCGCTACCTCAGGCGGCTCGAGGCGGCGCTGGTCGCGCGCGGATTTGCGGGCCGGTTCTATCTGATGCAGTCCTCCGGCGGGACCGCCACCCCCGAGACCGCCCGGCGCTTCCCGATCCGCCTCCTCGAGTCGGGTCCGGCCGGCGGGGCGCTGGCGACCGCGTTCTTCGGGGAGCGGCTCGGCCGGCGAGATCTGGTCGCCTTTGACATGGGCGGGACGACGGCGAAGGTGTGCCTCGTCCGCGACGGCCGGCCGGAGATCGCCTCCACGATCGAAGCCGCACGCGTCCATCGATTCAAGCGCGGGTCGGGCCTGCCCGTCAAAGCCCCCGTGGTGGACATGATGGAAATCGGGGCCGGCGGCGGGTCCGTCGCCCGGATCGACCGTCTGGGTTTACTGAAGGTCGGCCCGCACAGCGCCGGCGCCTCCCCCGGACCGGCGTGCTACGGACTCGGCGGGACGGAGCCCACGGTCACCGACGCCTGTCTGGTGCTCGGCTACTTCGACCCCGCGTACTTCCTCGGCGGGACCATGCCCCTCCATCGCCGGGCCGCCGAGGTGGCGCTCGAGCGGGTCGGCGCACCCGTGGGGCTGGAGCGGGTGGGCGCCGCCTGGGGCGTCCACCAGATCGTCTGCGAGAACATGGCCGCCGCGGCGCGCGTGTACATGATCGAGCGCGGGCAGGACCCTCGCCGCTACGCGATGCTGGCGTTCGGGGGCGCGGGGCCGGCGCACGCCTCGCGCGTGGCACGCATTCTCCGGGTGGGTGAGATCATCGTCCCACCGGCGTCCGGGGCAACCTCCGCGCTGGGATTTCTCGTCACCCCGATCAGTTTCGACTTCGTCCACTCGCTGCCCGGGGAGCTCGAGGTGCTGGACTGGGGTGCGGTGGGGGCGCTGTACGCGGCGATGGAAGCGCGCGGTCGGGCGATGCTGAGCGAGGGCGGCGTGGATCCCGCCCAGATCGCGTCCGAGCGCCGGGCCGAGATGCGTTTGGCCGGTCAGTTTCACGACATCGAGCTGCCGGTGCCGGACGGCCGGCTCACCGCGCAGGTGGTCCCCGGCCTCGCCGCCCGGTTCGGGTCGGAGTACCGCCGTCTCTACGGCACGTTTCTGACCGGCCGTCCCATCCAGGTGCTGAACTGGCGCCTGCTCGTCACCGGGCCGCGCCCCCGCGTGCAGCTCGGCACCGCCCCGGTCGACCGCGCCGCCCGCGCGGTGCACGCGCTGCGGGGACGCCGTCCCGCCTACTTTCCCGAGACCGAGGGGTTCGTCGAGGTGCCGGTCTACGACCGATACCGGCTCCGGCCGGGGGCGAGTTTGGCCGGACCGGCGATCGTGGAGGAACGGGAATCCACGACCATCGTCGGCCCGGGGGACGCGCTGGAGGTCGAT
- a CDS encoding LLM class flavin-dependent oxidoreductase, whose translation MAAAPTGVVLRDLLPASGSRPSIPARQMAELSREAEALGFQSAWVTEGRGKESFAMLGAMAMATRRIGLGTSILPIFSRPPTVTAMAAATLDDLSGGRLILGLGTGHAAVTESGHGVPLPHPARAMREYLEAVRLVLAGGSVRYQGEVVRIREFHLEFAPGRRVPIFVGALGPRMLRLAGALADGVILTWFPPARLSWARDLVAAGAREVGRRPEEVTIAATARICAPRDGDGARETARRQLASYAAFPAYARLWEAGGFREAVGRIAAALSEGVEAAARVVPDAMLEMFVGIGDRNRLGAHLQAYRAAGADLVLAYPVPVGDDAVGSVRDAMRATAPAGQE comes from the coding sequence ATGGCTGCAGCACCGACCGGGGTGGTGCTCCGGGATCTCCTCCCCGCCTCCGGCTCGCGCCCGAGCATTCCGGCCCGACAGATGGCCGAATTGAGCCGTGAGGCGGAGGCCCTCGGCTTTCAGAGTGCCTGGGTGACCGAGGGACGGGGGAAGGAGAGCTTCGCGATGCTCGGGGCGATGGCGATGGCCACCCGCCGAATCGGGCTCGGCACCAGCATTCTCCCGATTTTCTCACGCCCGCCGACGGTGACGGCCATGGCGGCGGCGACCCTCGACGACCTGTCGGGGGGACGGTTGATCCTCGGCCTCGGCACCGGACATGCGGCGGTGACCGAGTCGGGTCACGGCGTCCCGCTCCCACATCCCGCCCGCGCGATGCGCGAGTACCTGGAAGCGGTCCGGCTGGTGCTGGCGGGCGGGTCGGTTCGGTATCAGGGGGAGGTGGTGCGGATTCGGGAGTTTCACCTCGAGTTCGCCCCGGGCCGCCGCGTGCCCATCTTCGTGGGCGCCCTGGGGCCGAGGATGCTACGGCTCGCCGGTGCGCTCGCGGACGGAGTGATCCTGACCTGGTTTCCCCCCGCCCGACTCTCCTGGGCGCGTGACCTGGTTGCCGCAGGCGCCCGCGAGGTCGGGCGGCGGCCCGAGGAGGTGACGATCGCGGCCACCGCGCGCATCTGCGCCCCGCGGGACGGCGATGGGGCGCGCGAGACCGCACGCCGGCAACTCGCGAGCTACGCCGCTTTCCCGGCCTACGCACGGTTGTGGGAGGCCGGCGGGTTCCGCGAGGCCGTGGGGCGCATCGCCGCGGCGCTCTCCGAGGGCGTCGAGGCCGCGGCGCGGGTCGTGCCCGACGCGATGCTGGAGATGTTCGTAGGGATCGGCGACCGCAACCGGCTCGGCGCGCACCTCCAAGCGTACCGGGCGGCCGGAGCGGATCTCGTGCTCGCCTATCCCGTTCCCGTGGGGGACGACGCGGTCGGATCCGTGCGCGACGCGATGCGGGCGACGGCCCCCGCCGGACAGGAATAG
- a CDS encoding ABC transporter substrate-binding protein, which yields MRLKNSLGSAIILAAIVALTGSLVFSTSAAPRQGGTLRIAEIGEPLTLDTVATTADLTSIITLPVFEELFTFDANWKVQPLLAESYTASKDGLTYTFKLRKNVPFHNGKEMTADDVVASLERWGKVSPRGTSVYKDVESTTAPDKYTVVMKLKAPFAPLLSFLALPNGAAAIMPKDLADATGTGNLKQYIGTGPYKFVEWAPDRYVKLARFDNYAARSEPASGYAGKREALADTVVFYPVSQVATRIAGVQSGDYDIADQINQDAYAQLLKDPRVSPGVVKPGTFLTFFFNKKQGIMTNEKLREAVELALDMKPIMEATFGNPQLYSLGPSVYPKGTPWYSTAGSDMYDVHDASKAKQLMKEAGYNGETVRWLTTQQYDYMFKSTTVAVSQLQQVGFKVDMQVLEWAGVLDHRAKPADYDLFTTSHGFVPDPALITVFNSAYPGWWDSAEKNKLFDEFNQTPNQGARVQLWGKLQALWYQQAPLVRPGEFYAVVLSTKAMTTQGFRPSYWLVPWNVSAVK from the coding sequence ATGCGGTTGAAGAACTCCCTGGGGTCCGCGATCATTCTCGCGGCGATCGTCGCCCTAACGGGAAGCTTGGTTTTCTCCACGTCCGCCGCCCCTCGTCAGGGCGGGACTCTGCGAATTGCCGAGATCGGCGAACCGCTCACCCTGGATACCGTCGCCACCACGGCCGATCTCACATCGATCATCACGCTCCCCGTCTTCGAAGAACTGTTCACCTTCGACGCAAACTGGAAGGTCCAACCGTTGCTGGCGGAGTCGTACACGGCGAGCAAGGATGGCTTGACCTACACCTTTAAGCTGCGGAAGAACGTCCCGTTCCACAACGGCAAGGAAATGACGGCGGACGACGTCGTGGCGTCCCTCGAGCGCTGGGGCAAGGTCAGCCCGCGGGGCACCTCGGTGTATAAGGACGTCGAATCGACCACGGCGCCGGACAAATACACCGTCGTCATGAAGTTGAAGGCCCCGTTCGCACCCCTGCTCTCGTTCCTTGCGCTTCCGAACGGCGCCGCCGCGATCATGCCCAAGGACCTCGCCGACGCCACCGGCACCGGCAACCTCAAGCAGTACATCGGAACCGGCCCCTACAAGTTCGTGGAGTGGGCCCCCGATCGGTACGTCAAGCTCGCCCGCTTCGACAACTACGCGGCCCGATCGGAGCCGGCCAGCGGGTACGCCGGGAAGCGTGAGGCGCTGGCCGACACCGTGGTCTTTTACCCCGTCTCTCAGGTGGCCACCCGCATCGCCGGCGTCCAGAGCGGTGACTACGACATCGCCGACCAGATTAACCAAGATGCCTATGCCCAACTCCTCAAGGACCCCCGGGTCTCGCCGGGGGTCGTCAAGCCGGGAACCTTCCTGACCTTCTTCTTCAACAAAAAGCAGGGGATCATGACCAATGAAAAGCTCCGCGAGGCCGTCGAGCTGGCCCTGGACATGAAACCAATCATGGAGGCCACCTTCGGCAACCCGCAGTTGTACTCGCTGGGGCCCAGCGTGTATCCAAAGGGGACCCCCTGGTATTCAACCGCCGGCAGCGACATGTACGACGTCCACGACGCCAGCAAGGCGAAGCAGCTGATGAAGGAAGCCGGGTACAACGGGGAGACGGTCCGCTGGCTGACGACCCAGCAGTACGACTACATGTTCAAGAGCACGACGGTGGCGGTCTCCCAACTCCAGCAGGTCGGATTCAAGGTGGACATGCAGGTGCTGGAGTGGGCGGGTGTGCTCGACCACCGGGCGAAGCCAGCCGACTACGATCTGTTCACGACGAGCCACGGGTTCGTCCCCGATCCGGCGCTGATCACCGTCTTCAACTCCGCGTATCCCGGCTGGTGGGACTCCGCGGAGAAGAACAAGCTGTTCGACGAGTTCAACCAAACCCCCAATCAAGGTGCGCGGGTTCAGCTGTGGGGCAAGCTCCAGGCCCTCTGGTACCAGCAGGCTCCGCTTGTGCGTCCCGGGGAATTTTACGCGGTGGTCCTCTCCACCAAAGCGATGACGACCCAGGGATTCCGCCCGAGCTACTGGCTGGTCCCCTGGAACGTCTCGGCGGTGAAGTAG
- a CDS encoding ABC transporter permease — protein sequence MLSYLTGRIAALVPVLLVVAVVVFLLIHLTPGDPARVLLGQDAAPQQVEALRHNLGLDRPLPVQFVLWLGRALHGDLGISFFQQVPVTRDIIEHASPTVMLSLMAIIISLSIGIPAGVISAVFRNSWLDQGSLALAMLGAAVPSFWLGLSLIVLFAVNLGWLPSSGYRSPSEGFGLSLHYLLLPALALGLPNSSLIIRFTRSSLLDVIGNDYIRTARAKGVSEPAVIFHHALRNALVPILTVVGLTFAALMGGAVVTETVFTLPGVGALVVSSVLRRDYPVIQGVILMVATIYVLINLVVDMLYFLVDPRVKY from the coding sequence GTGCTGTCATATCTGACCGGACGGATCGCGGCTCTGGTACCGGTTCTGCTCGTGGTCGCCGTCGTGGTGTTTCTGCTGATCCACCTCACCCCCGGCGACCCCGCGCGCGTGCTGCTCGGACAGGACGCCGCACCCCAGCAGGTCGAAGCGCTGCGGCATAATTTGGGACTCGACCGCCCCCTCCCCGTCCAGTTCGTCCTGTGGCTGGGCCGCGCGCTCCACGGCGACCTGGGCATTTCGTTCTTCCAGCAGGTCCCCGTCACCCGCGACATCATCGAGCACGCCAGCCCGACGGTGATGCTCTCGCTGATGGCGATCATCATCTCGCTGTCGATCGGGATCCCCGCCGGCGTGATCTCCGCCGTCTTCCGCAACTCCTGGCTCGATCAGGGCAGCCTGGCGCTCGCGATGCTCGGTGCGGCGGTGCCCAGCTTCTGGCTCGGGCTGTCCCTGATCGTCCTCTTCGCGGTGAACCTAGGGTGGCTGCCCTCGTCGGGCTACCGATCCCCCAGCGAGGGGTTCGGGCTCAGCCTCCATTATCTGCTCCTCCCCGCGCTGGCGCTGGGGCTCCCCAACTCCTCGCTGATCATCCGCTTCACCCGGTCGAGCCTCCTCGACGTCATCGGCAACGACTACATCCGCACGGCCCGGGCGAAGGGGGTGAGCGAGCCGGCGGTCATCTTTCACCATGCCCTGCGCAATGCGCTGGTGCCGATCCTCACCGTGGTCGGGCTGACCTTCGCCGCGCTGATGGGCGGGGCGGTTGTCACCGAGACCGTCTTCACCCTGCCGGGGGTGGGCGCGCTCGTGGTCTCGTCGGTGCTGCGCCGCGACTATCCGGTGATCCAAGGGGTCATCCTGATGGTGGCGACGATCTACGTCCTCATCAACCTCGTCGTCGACATGCTCTACTTCCTCGTAGACCCCCGGGTGAAATACTGA
- a CDS encoding ABC transporter permease, with translation MVQRRRITGVGAFMLLFILACAAAAPVLAPYDPIVLNVPARLLPPGHAHPFGTDEFGRDILSRTLYGARLSLLVGVLVTVLSTGAGIVIGLTAGASPSADRVLMRIMDGLMAFPDILLAIALMASLGPSVRNVVIALGVVYTPRIARVVRAAVLVVIRQEYVEAARAVGASGARILARHILVNCASPVIVQATFITAYAMLGEAALSFLGVGVPPQVPTWGGIISGGQVYLRQAAWISIFPGTAIVLSVLALNLIGDGLRDFLDPRLRHS, from the coding sequence ATGGTTCAGCGGCGCCGCATCACCGGGGTGGGGGCGTTCATGCTCCTGTTCATCCTGGCCTGCGCCGCGGCGGCACCCGTGCTCGCGCCGTACGATCCGATCGTCCTGAACGTCCCGGCCCGCCTCCTGCCCCCCGGACATGCCCACCCGTTCGGCACGGACGAGTTCGGCCGCGACATCCTCAGCCGAACGCTCTACGGCGCCCGGCTGTCGCTGCTGGTCGGGGTGCTGGTCACGGTGCTCTCCACCGGCGCCGGCATCGTTATCGGGCTGACGGCGGGGGCGAGCCCGAGCGCGGACCGCGTCCTGATGCGCATCATGGACGGCCTGATGGCCTTCCCCGACATCCTGCTCGCCATCGCGCTGATGGCATCGCTGGGACCGAGCGTCCGCAACGTCGTCATCGCGCTCGGGGTCGTGTACACGCCGCGGATCGCGCGGGTGGTCCGCGCCGCCGTGCTGGTGGTCATCCGGCAGGAGTACGTCGAAGCCGCCCGGGCGGTGGGGGCGTCCGGCGCACGGATCCTCGCCAGGCACATCCTGGTCAACTGCGCCTCGCCCGTGATCGTCCAGGCGACCTTCATCACCGCCTATGCCATGCTCGGCGAGGCGGCGCTCAGCTTCCTCGGCGTCGGGGTTCCCCCCCAGGTCCCGACGTGGGGGGGCATCATCAGCGGCGGACAGGTCTACCTGCGGCAGGCCGCCTGGATCAGCATCTTCCCGGGGACGGCCATCGTGCTCAGCGTGCTGGCGCTCAACCTGATCGGCGACGGGCTGCGGGACTTTCTCGATCCCCGGCTGCGGCACTCCTGA
- a CDS encoding DNA-formamidopyrimidine glycosylase family protein: MPELPFVTVLAENLWPRVESRAITDVLVRGVAALKTYDPPITAAVGRRIAGIRRRGKLLVFSLSDGPVMVMHLMRNGRLQVSPRAKGRTAKDLAIAFGFDDGTDLRMIEIGPKKAAAIWLFPAGQEDAGEPLAALGMEPLSSQFTAEVLAGMLREARTQVKRFLTLQRFVVGIGNTFSDEILWEARLSPRTLTTALNGAEVARLHAAITGTLAEAVTAHRKEFGGALPMREPLHLLRVHRHGKEPCPRCGTPVAVIYYEGRETYYCPTCQTGGKVYADRRRSRLLK, from the coding sequence ATGCCGGAGCTGCCGTTTGTGACCGTGCTCGCCGAGAACCTGTGGCCGCGGGTGGAGAGCCGTGCGATCACAGACGTGTTGGTTCGCGGGGTGGCGGCGCTCAAGACCTACGACCCGCCGATCACCGCCGCGGTCGGCCGCCGGATCGCCGGGATCCGGCGCAGGGGCAAGTTGCTGGTGTTTTCCCTCAGCGACGGGCCCGTGATGGTCATGCATCTCATGCGCAATGGCCGCCTCCAAGTCTCGCCCAGGGCGAAGGGGCGGACGGCCAAGGATCTGGCGATCGCCTTCGGCTTTGACGATGGCACCGACCTCCGGATGATCGAGATCGGCCCGAAGAAGGCGGCCGCGATCTGGCTGTTCCCCGCCGGCCAGGAAGACGCGGGTGAGCCCCTCGCCGCACTCGGGATGGAACCGCTTTCGTCTCAGTTCACGGCTGAGGTGTTGGCCGGCATGCTGCGTGAGGCGCGGACACAGGTCAAGCGGTTCCTGACCCTGCAGCGCTTTGTGGTGGGGATCGGCAACACGTTTTCCGACGAAATCCTCTGGGAGGCCCGGCTCTCCCCCCGGACCCTCACCACCGCGCTCAACGGGGCTGAGGTGGCCCGGCTCCACGCGGCCATCACGGGAACGCTGGCGGAGGCCGTCACCGCGCACCGGAAGGAGTTTGGCGGTGCCCTGCCGATGCGGGAACCGCTCCATCTGCTGCGCGTGCACCGACACGGCAAGGAGCCGTGTCCTCGGTGCGGGACTCCGGTCGCGGTCATCTACTACGAAGGTCGGGAGACCTACTACTGTCCGACCTGCCAGACCGGCGGGAAGGTCTACGCGGATCGGAGGCGGTCGAGGCTGCTGAAGTAG
- a CDS encoding aldo/keto reductase codes for MEYLPLGRTGTKVSAIGLGTNSFGGRADRTTSIAILHRALDAGITLIDTANIYTATASETIIGEGLRGRRHHAFLATKGGMKMGEGPNDHGSSRVHLMRELEGSLKRLATDYVDLYQIHAWDDDTPVEETQRTLDDMVRVGKVRYIGASNYAAWQLCKALWVSDRRGFVRFESVQPSYSLADRAVERELVPFCRDQGIGVIAYFPLAGGILTGKYRRGQQPPKGSRVLTQPQFAKQISEASLTLAEDVVGLAGEARCTPSQLALAWLVRQPAVSSAIAGATSVAQLEENLATLDVKPADGVLARLEEVSRPFM; via the coding sequence GTGGAGTATCTGCCTCTGGGTCGAACCGGCACGAAGGTCTCGGCGATCGGGCTCGGCACCAACTCGTTCGGCGGACGCGCCGACCGCACCACGTCGATCGCGATCCTGCACCGAGCGCTCGATGCCGGGATCACCCTCATCGACACGGCGAACATCTATACCGCCACGGCGTCGGAGACGATCATCGGGGAAGGGCTGAGGGGCCGGCGCCATCATGCGTTCCTCGCCACCAAGGGCGGCATGAAGATGGGAGAAGGTCCCAACGACCACGGGTCGTCGCGGGTCCACCTGATGCGCGAGTTGGAGGGAAGCCTGAAGCGTCTAGCGACGGACTACGTCGATCTCTACCAGATCCACGCCTGGGATGACGACACCCCGGTCGAGGAGACCCAACGCACGCTTGACGACATGGTGCGGGTTGGCAAGGTTCGCTACATCGGCGCGTCCAACTATGCGGCCTGGCAGCTCTGCAAAGCGCTGTGGGTCAGCGACCGGCGCGGCTTCGTTCGATTCGAATCGGTCCAGCCCTCCTACTCGCTGGCCGACCGGGCGGTCGAGCGCGAGCTCGTCCCCTTCTGCCGCGATCAGGGGATCGGGGTGATCGCCTACTTCCCGCTCGCCGGCGGGATCCTCACCGGCAAGTACCGCCGCGGGCAGCAGCCCCCGAAGGGGTCCCGGGTCCTCACCCAGCCGCAGTTCGCCAAGCAGATCAGCGAGGCCAGTCTCACCCTGGCGGAAGATGTCGTCGGCCTCGCCGGCGAGGCGCGCTGCACGCCGTCTCAACTGGCGCTGGCGTGGCTGGTTCGGCAGCCCGCGGTCTCAAGCGCCATCGCCGGGGCGACCTCGGTGGCTCAGCTGGAAGAGAACCTCGCGACCCTGGACGTGAAACCCGCCGACGGCGTGCTCGCCCGCCTGGAGGAAGTGAGCCGCCCGTTCATGTAA
- a CDS encoding alcohol dehydrogenase catalytic domain-containing protein, producing MKAVVIRQHGGIDSLRLDEIPVPSPGPGEALVRVRAVALNNLDVWARSGPPGGRPVYPWREQRLPTISGVDVAGTVEEVGPGVAQVAAGDRVVVDSILCCGRCEFCLSGEQSMCREYRIFGEHTPGGMAEFTVVPVGNLFPIPDGIGFEQAAAAPVCFTTAWRMLVTTGRLRVGEDLLVVGASGGVGSAALQIGIHAGARVFALVGGPEKARKAEHLGAVPIDRTEFPQFSERVRDLAPLGVHVVADPVGAPTWPESIRSLRSGGRMVICGATGGERPNIDIREIYQRHRQILGAPHGSVTDFRTVMELVFRGTLAPIIHAVLPLSEIREAHRIFEAREHFGKIVLVP from the coding sequence GTGAAGGCGGTTGTCATTCGCCAGCACGGCGGAATCGACTCGCTTCGTCTAGATGAGATCCCGGTCCCGTCGCCGGGGCCGGGCGAGGCGCTCGTGCGCGTGCGCGCGGTCGCCCTCAATAACCTCGACGTCTGGGCGCGCAGCGGTCCGCCCGGAGGCCGCCCCGTCTACCCGTGGCGGGAGCAGCGCCTGCCGACGATTAGCGGGGTCGATGTCGCCGGCACCGTCGAGGAGGTCGGGCCCGGCGTCGCTCAGGTGGCGGCCGGCGATAGAGTGGTGGTCGACTCGATTCTCTGCTGCGGGCGCTGCGAGTTCTGCCTCTCGGGCGAGCAGTCGATGTGCCGGGAGTACCGCATCTTCGGCGAGCACACCCCCGGCGGGATGGCGGAGTTCACCGTAGTCCCCGTCGGCAACCTCTTCCCGATCCCCGATGGGATAGGATTCGAACAGGCGGCGGCCGCGCCGGTCTGCTTCACGACGGCATGGCGGATGCTGGTGACCACGGGCCGGCTGCGTGTCGGGGAGGACCTGCTCGTGGTCGGGGCGTCGGGCGGGGTCGGCAGCGCGGCGCTCCAGATCGGGATCCACGCCGGCGCTCGGGTGTTCGCGCTGGTGGGAGGCCCCGAGAAAGCGCGGAAGGCTGAGCACCTCGGTGCCGTCCCGATCGATCGGACGGAGTTCCCGCAGTTCAGCGAGCGGGTCCGGGACCTGGCGCCGCTCGGCGTGCACGTCGTCGCCGACCCGGTCGGCGCCCCGACGTGGCCGGAGTCGATCCGCAGCCTGCGGTCGGGCGGACGGATGGTCATCTGCGGTGCGACGGGGGGAGAGCGCCCGAACATCGATATCCGGGAGATCTACCAACGCCACCGCCAGATTCTCGGCGCCCCCCACGGCAGCGTCACCGATTTCCGCACCGTGATGGAGCTGGTCTTCCGAGGGACCCTTGCCCCGATCATCCACGCCGTGCTGCCCCTGTCGGAGATCCGCGAAGCCCACCGAATCTTCGAAGCCCGCGAGCACTTCGGGAAGATCGTGCTGGTCCCCTAA